The sequence TCGGCGATTCAGTTCTGCCGTTTCTCTCTGGTGCAAGGAACCTGGATTTGGCATACTACACAGGCTTCTGCATCCCATTCGACCCTGTTCATGGGTTGATAAAAATGCCCACGCCTATGGGTAATCAAAACACCGTCAAAATATAATGACCTCGTCATGCGCAAGGCTTCTTTTCTTTACCTCTGCTTCGCCGTGCTTTACTTCTGCTTCGCTGTGCTTCTCATTTCCGTGCCTGTGGTTACCGGCATCCCTCAAACTCGAAGCCCTTCTGTCACCGATGATTGTCCTTACTGTCAGTTGTACGGGCAGCGTTTTCGCACCAAGGTAGACCTATATTTATTTCAGGGCACAGGCGAACCTCACTACAAATATTTCGGCGTGAGTAACAGCGGCTCAGATAATAAACACGCAGTTAATAAACAAAAACCGAGACCCGCAACCCTGCCTCGCACCATCAGTAAAGCCTACGTTGGCCATACCTACAGGACCGCAAAAATACTCGACATCATACCGGCCGGATCCGAGTTCACCGTAGAAAGCGCCACACACGAAGTTTTGCTGACCAGTGGCGAGCATATCGGCCTTATGTGCAGGCTGTTCTATAACGGGAAAGAAGTGGAATTGGTGGGGGCCGAATTTATCCAGGTTCACACAGAAAACGCCCGAGCGGCTTCGCCCACATCCCGGCCAAACCCTGATATAGATGACAGCATCGCCGCGAAGCTCGATGTGCCGGGCACTAAGTAGCGGGGCAGCCTGCGTTGAGAACTGCTTTTACAGAAGCATTTCCATGTAGACATCCGAACGCGCATAAGGCGAGGGCGTCAACCGTTCAGGCGGGAGATGCCGGAAGCCGACCGATTCATACAAATGGATCGCGTTGGGCAGCTTGCTGCTGGTTTCCAGGTACAGCCGACGCGCGCCCAGTGCTCTGGCTTGCTCGATCGTGTATTGCAGCACCTTGCGCCCGACACCGTGCCCCCGGTGACGCTCGGCAACCGCCATCTTGGCAAGTTCGAACTCACCCGGCTTCATGGCAAGCAATGCACAGCAGCCGATTGGCTCGCCATCGGCGACGGCAATAAAAATGTGTCCGCCTGGCTTCAGGATCTTGCCCACAGGATCGCCCAGTGTGACATGGTCCTTCTCTTCCATATTGAAATGCTTGGCGATCCACTCTTCATTGAGCTGGCGGAAGGCCTTTTCGTCGCCTGACTGAAATGGCCGAATTTGGATGTTGGATGCGGTCATGCGAATGCTATCTGCAGGTTCCGTGGCGGAACCAGACGATGAACTTGAATACGCGGCAGAAGTCGGTAGGTCCTTGTGCATTGTAACCTCCATAGGACAATCTAGGCCGCGGTGGAACAATATGTCCAATATCTTGTTCGTAGAGATTAAGATGTATTGTGTATGGATCAGCAGATCGAGTTGCGCCACCTGCGATACTTTGTGGCGGTTGCCGAAGAGCTGCATTTCGGACGGGCGGCCAAGCGTCTCCATCTGGCCCAGCCGCCACTCTCCCAGCAGATACGCAAGCTGGAAGAGATCCTCGGACATGCGCTCTTCACTCGCACCTCCCGCCACGTGAAGCTTACCAGCGCCGGTGAGCTGTTTCTCGACCGGGCCCGCAGCACGCTGCGCAAGGTGCAGGAAGATATGGAGACCGCGCGTAGCGTGGGCCGCGGCGAGCTTGGGTCCCTGACCGTGGGCTTCATCGGATCGGCCATGCTCACGTCAATACCGGCGATACTGGGAGAGTATCGCCGCCGGCATCCACGACTGAACCTGCAGTTGCGCGAGTCTTACACAGCCGGCGTAGTTCAGGCGCTAT comes from Terriglobales bacterium and encodes:
- a CDS encoding GNAT family N-acetyltransferase — encoded protein: MHKDLPTSAAYSSSSSGSATEPADSIRMTASNIQIRPFQSGDEKAFRQLNEEWIAKHFNMEEKDHVTLGDPVGKILKPGGHIFIAVADGEPIGCCALLAMKPGEFELAKMAVAERHRGHGVGRKVLQYTIEQARALGARRLYLETSSKLPNAIHLYESVGFRHLPPERLTPSPYARSDVYMEMLL